The genomic DNA AGTCCCGCTAAAAACCCCTTGTGAACGAGGGAATGGAGCAGGCGATTGATCCTCATGAACGATCAGCACCTTTCTGATCGTTGTATCCACGGGGATGGCCCTTATGCCATTCCCATGCGTCTGAGATGATTCGTTCGATGGTCGTCCTCGTTGGCGTCCATCCAAGTATAGACCGTGCTTTATCAGATGAAGCAATCAGCCTTGCAGGATCTCCCTTCCGTCTTGGAGCAATCTTTTCCTGGATCTGTTGTCCCGTCACCTGCCTGGACGTTTCGATGATCTCCTTGACGGAAAATCCCTGACTGCTCCCGAGGTTGAAAATTCCGCTCTCCTTGCCTTCTTGTAGGTAATTGATCGCAAGAAGATGGGCATCGATGAGATCTTCGACATGCACATAATCCCTGATGCATGTGCCATCAGGAGTGTCATAATCGTTCCCGAAAATCGAGATGCTCTCCCGCTGCCCGAGGGCCGTCTTTAATACGAGAGGGATCAAATGCGTCTCGGGTTCATGATCCTCCCCGATCGAACCACCTGCTCCCGCTACATTGAAGTAGCGCAGGGAAACATAGCGGATTCCGTACGCTTCATCACACCAGCGCATGAGTTTTTCCATGGCCAGCTTCGTTTCGCCATACGGATTCGTCGGTCGCTCCGGCATATCCTCTGTGATCGGCACTTGCTCGGGC from Rossellomorea marisflavi includes the following:
- the galE gene encoding UDP-glucose 4-epimerase GalE, whose protein sequence is MSILVLGGAGYVGSHAVQALVERGYDTAVVDNLVTGHREAINEKARFYEGDIRDQPFLASVFEQEDVEAVIHFAASSLVGESVSEPLKYWDNNVSGTRVVLDVMKEADVKHIVFSSTAATYGEPEQVPITEDMPERPTNPYGETKLAMEKLMRWCDEAYGIRYVSLRYFNVAGAGGSIGEDHEPETHLIPLVLKTALGQRESISIFGNDYDTPDGTCIRDYVHVEDLIDAHLLAINYLQEGKESGIFNLGSSQGFSVKEIIETSRQVTGQQIQEKIAPRRKGDPARLIASSDKARSILGWTPTRTTIERIISDAWEWHKGHPRGYNDQKGADRS